Proteins from one Ciconia boyciana chromosome 26, ASM3463844v1, whole genome shotgun sequence genomic window:
- the LOC140644309 gene encoding uncharacterized protein, which produces MCSTGCCSTGCCSVMRSKTVCCSQPCQKTICCDPCQKTVCCSPCQQSCCCDPCQKPCCDPCQQSVCCDPCQKPCCDPCQQSVCCDPCQKPCCDPCQQSVCCDPCQKPCCDPCQQSVCCDPCQKPCCDPCQQSVCCDPCQKPCCDPCQQSVCCDPCQKPCCDPCQQSVCCDPCQKPCCDPCQQSVCCDPCQKPCCDPCQQSVCCDPCQKPCCDPCQQSVCCDPCQKPCCDPCQQSVCCDPCQKPCCDPCQQSVCCDPCQQSVCCDPCQKPCCDPCQQSVCCDPCQKPCCDPCQQSVCCTKVCQKSCCCCGQQPCCCGQRPCCCCGCRPCCCSGCLSSCSYMVKKQPVVVCYSPVQYCSPMRKYCIPIQKCCTTIKKSC; this is translated from the coding sequence ATGTGCTCTACTGGATGTTGCTCTACCGGATGCTGCTCCGTCATGAGGAGCAAAACAgtgtgctgcagccagccatgCCAGAAGACCATCTGCTGCGATCCATGCCAAAAGACTGTCTGCTGCAGCCCATGCcagcagtcctgctgctgcGACCCATGCCAGAAGCCCTGCTGTGACCCATGCCAGCAGTCCGTGTGCTGTGACCCCTGCCAGAAGCCCTGCTGTGACCCGTGCCAGCAGTCCGTCTGCTGTGACCCATGCCAGAAGCCCTGCTGTGACCCGTGCCAGCAGTCCGTCTGCTGTGACCCGTGCCAGAAGCCCTGCTGTGACCCGTGCCAGCAGTCCGTCTGCTGTGACCCATGCCAGAAGCCCTGCTGTGACCCGTGCCAGCAGTCCGTCTGCTGTGACCCCTGCCAGAAGCCCTGCTGTGACCCGTGCCAGCAGTCCGTCTGCTGTGACCCATGCCAGAAGCCCTGCTGTGACCCGTGCCAGCAGTCCGTCTGCTGTGACCCATGCCAGAAGCCCTGCTGTGACCCGTGCCAGCAGTCCGTCTGCTGTGACCCGTGCCAGAAGCCCTGCTGTGACCCGTGCCAGCAGTCCGTCTGCTGTGACCCGTGCCAGAAGCCCTGCTGTGACCCGTGCCAGCAGTCCGTCTGCTGTGACCCGTGCCAGAAGCCCTGCTGTGACCCGTGCCAGCAGTCCGTCTGCTGTGACCCGTGCCAGAAGCCCTGTTGTGACCCGTGCCAGCAGTCCGTCTGCTGTGACCCATGCCAGCAGTCTGTCTGCTGTGACCCATGCCAGAAGCCCTGCTGTGACCCGTGCCAGCAGTCCGTCTGCTGTGACCCATGCCAGAAGCCCTGCTGTGACCCCTGCCAGCAGTCCGTCTGCTGTACCAAGGTGTGCCAgaagtcctgctgctgctgcggtcAGCAACCCTGCTGCTGCGGCCAGcgaccctgctgctgctgtggctgccgcccctgctgctgctctggatgTCTGTCTTCCTGTTCCTACATGGTGAAGAAGCAGCCCGTTGTGGTGTGTTACAGCCCCGTGCAATACTGCTCTCCCATGAGGAAGTACTGCATACCCATCCAGAAGTGCTGCACCACAATCAAGAAGTCTTGCTGA
- the LOC140644023 gene encoding uncharacterized protein, producing MHYCKGNSDQDLCHDGSVCSEKGWTWHGSMGCCHESPVHATDLSPCHDPGCLSRDIEGSCQSEPQGCQPMEPCPPQSCCQPQQSCNFGKPRRRVEVSHVQPVCPPAVKIHRRPLQQYRPPLHCEEPGCCSKPRRREEQCPMEDSCPPVILHPRPLQHRCPCIPCCRPPVQHCCPATMPRPLQRRSPCIPCRQPPIQHCCPAAMPLPLHPSEQQQKQVTVLPPCLQKK from the coding sequence ATGCACTACTGTAAAGGCAACAGCGACCAGGACTTGTGCCATGATGGCTCGGTCTGCAGCGAGAAGGGCTGGACATGGCACGGTTCCATGGGGTGCTGCCACGAAAGCCCCGTGCATGCCACGGACCTGTCCCCTTGCCATGACCCTGGCTGCCTCAGCCGCGACATTGAGGGGTCCTGCCAGAGCGAGCCACAGGGCTGCCAGCCCATGGAGCCGTGCccaccccagagctgctgccagccacagCAAAGCTGCAATTTCGGCAAGCCCCGCCGGCGGGTGGAGGTGAGCCATGTGCAGCCCGTCTGCCCCCCAGCCGTGAAAATCCATCGCCGGCCACTGCAGCAGTACCGCCCACCCCTGCACTGTGAGGAGCCAGGTTGCTGCAGCAAGCCCAGGAGGCGAGAGGAGCAGTGCCCCATGGAGGATTCCTGTCCCCCTGTGATACTGCATCCCCGGCCACTGCAGCATCGCTGCCCCTGCATCCCATGCTGCCGCCCACCCGtccagcactgctgcccagCCACCATGCCCCGGCCACTGCAGCGTCGCAGCCCCTGCATCCCGTGCCGCCAGCCACCCatccagcactgctgcccagCCGCCATGCCCCTGCCACTACATCCCAGcgagcagcagcaaaagcaggtCACTGTTTTGCCACCCTGCctgcagaagaaatga
- the LOC140644024 gene encoding uncharacterized protein produces MIYSSGRESYFNLNSTWYDPSGSWLDTRRTPFRYGYNTCSSGCDGEGVEGMRGHNYRHYGYRQPVCSERCHGYAAADSCHGGRGSSCVRRPTYSYGSSGGCHSYGRSVCSETCHRSSGSCHGGGSSCVRRPTYSYGSSGGCHSYGRSVCSETCHGSVYQGGKPCYSKPTQCIPQCCPVQTCPPPVQQGCVPVAKCIPSQQQKQVCKVSAQKIK; encoded by the coding sequence ATGATATACTCTTCTGGAAGAGAATCATACTTCAACTTGAACTCAACCTGGTATGATCCCTCGGGGTCCTGGCTGGACACCCGGCGCACACCCTTCCGCTACGGCTACAACACCTGCTCCTCAGGGTGCGACGGTGAAGGCGTTGAAGGCATGAGAGGGCACAACTACCGGCATTACGGCTATCGGCAGCCAGTCTGCTCCGAGAGATGCCACGGCTATGCTGCAGCTGATTCGTGCCACGGGGGCAGGGGCTCAAGCTGTGTCAGGAGACCCACATACAGCTATGGGTCATCGGGGGGATGCCACAGCTACGGGAGGTCAGTCTGCTCCGAGACATGCCACAGGTCTTCAGGTTCATGCCACGGAGGTGGTTCGAGCTGTGTAAGGAGACCCACATACAGCTATGGGTCATCGGGGGGATGCCACAGCTACGGAAGGTCAGTCTGCTCCGAGACGTGCCATGGATCAGTGTACCAGGGGGGGAAGCCATGCTACAGCAAGCCAACGCAGTGCATCCCACAGTGCTGCCCGGTGCAGACCTGTCCCCCTCCGGTGCAGCAAGGCTGCGTGCCCGTGGCAAAGTGCATCCCAagccagcagcaaaagcaggtCTGTAAAGTGTCAGCCCAGAAGATAAAGTAG